The genome window AAAGTGGATTATGCGATAATGGAAACCGGACTGGGAGGAAGACTTGATGCGACAAACGCCATAAATCCGCTCCTTAGCTTAATCACCCGTATAGATTTTGACCACATGGATAAATTAGGCAACACCATTTCTTCTATCGCAAGGGAAAAAGCCGGGATTATCAAGCCTAAAACACCAATCTTTACTATAAAACAACTACCTGAGGCAGATAAAGTTATCCGCGCGGTTACCTGCAGGCAAAAATCCCCGTTAAAGATTATCCCGCCATTTTCCGGTAGGCTTCCGGTTCACGGTCGCCACCAGGAAGAAAACTTTGCCCTCGCCTTAAGCGCCTTAAAATATATCTTACCTAATAAAAACCATGAGCTAAAAACTAAAATGCCTAGTCTCGCTCTGCCTGCTCGAATCGAGGTTGTCTCCAAAAGCCCTACGACTATTCTGGACACTTCGCATAATCCCGTATCAATCAAGGCGCTGGTTAAAACCATCAAAGAAGAATTCCTGTATCGAAAATTAATCCTTGTCCTAGGTATCATGCGCGATAAAGAAACGGATAAAATACTTGGGTTTATATTACCTCTTGCTGACGCCGTTATATTCACCCGGGCAGACAACCCGCGCTTCCTTGCCCCGATAGAATTCATTCCTTACATAAAAGACATGAAGTTATCCATCCCGATATTCCTTGAACCTGATTGCAAGGAAGCAT of Planctomycetota bacterium contains these proteins:
- a CDS encoding bifunctional folylpolyglutamate synthase/dihydrofolate synthase, whose product is MVKFHSPRKAFNLKKITAFLKALGNPQDKIKTIHIAGTKGKGSTAIFLSRLLQASGFKTGLFTSPHLVDLSERIQINGAPISRHAFTYMMNKLRPYLKRFKPTFFEIMTTLALCYFEEEKVDYAIMETGLGGRLDATNAINPLLSLITRIDFDHMDKLGNTISSIAREKAGIIKPKTPIFTIKQLPEADKVIRAVTCRQKSPLKIIPPFSGRLPVHGRHQEENFALALSALKYILPNKNHELKTKMPSLALPARIEVVSKSPTTILDTSHNPVSIKALVKTIKEEFLYRKLILVLGIMRDKETDKILGFILPLADAVIFTRADNPRFLAPIEFIPYIKDMKLSIPIFLEPDCKEALKTARVLASKKDLIVITGSFYLAGALYKKLHPG